The following proteins are encoded in a genomic region of Neovison vison isolate M4711 chromosome 12, ASM_NN_V1, whole genome shotgun sequence:
- the IL23A gene encoding interleukin-23 subunit alpha isoform X3 — MLGSRVLMLLLPLMLPPLTWLAETRAVPEGSRPAWVQGQQLSQQLCTLAWDTHPPMGHVDLPREEEDDETTQEVPRIQCGDGCDPQGLEDNSQFCLQRIHQGLVFYEKLLGSDIFTGEPSPLPDGPVGQLHASLLGLRQLLQPEGHHWETEQTPSPSPSQPWQRLLLRFKILRSLQAFVAIAARVFAHGAATLSP; from the exons ATGCTGGGGAGCAGGGTGCTGATGCTGCTGTTGCCGCTGATGCTGCCGCCACTGACCTGGCTGGCTGAGACCCGGGCCGTGCCTGAGGGCAGTCGCCCTGCCTGGGTCCAGGGCCAGCAGCTCTCACAGCAGCTCTGCACGCTGGCCTGGGACACACATCCTCCGATGGGGCATGTG GACTTACcaagagaagaggaagatgatGAGACTACACAGGAGGTCCCCCGTATCCAGTGTGGGGATGGCTGTGATCCCCAAGGACTTGAAGACAACAGTCAG ttcTGCCTACAAAGGATCCACCAGGGCCTGGTTTTTTATGAGAAGCTGCTGGGCTCAGACATTTTCACAGGGGAGCCTTCTCCACTCCCTGACGGCCCTGTGGGCCAGCTTCACGCCTCCCTCCTGGGCCTGAGGCAACTCTTGCAG CCTGAGGGTCACCACTGGGAGACTGAGCAAACTCCAAGCCCCAGTCCCAGCCAGCCATGGCAGCGCCTCCTTCTCCGCTTCAAGATCCTTCGCAGCCTCCAGGCCTTTGTGGCTATAGCTGCTCGGGTCTTTGCCCATGGAGCAGCCACCCTGAGCCCCTAA